A single Haloglycomyces albus DSM 45210 DNA region contains:
- a CDS encoding glutamate synthase subunit beta, protein MPNPSGFMEYPRKNAPRRPVPIRLRDWREVYEKPDDELLHEQASRCMDCGIPFCHNGCPLGNRIPEWNDLARVGQWDEALNQLHATNNFPEFTGRLCPAPCEGACVLGIGDDPVSIKTMEQAIADHGGTDEPFTPQPSEHRTGKLVAVIGSGPAGLAAAQQLARAGHAVIVYERDDAPGGLLRYGIPDFKLEKHLIDRRIKQMEAEGVEFACGVNVGVDVSADEIRDFHDAVVIATGALEPRETDQPGRELTGIHQAMEHLTEANRVQAGRVPFAGIDAKDKHVIIIGGGDTGADCLGTAHRQGAASVRQLDLYPMPPETRTGVKDPWPTWPLVVRNYPAHEEGGERNFGAAALEFIGDDDGHVRQMRMSEVTVDKSTGKRIVNPVEGTQRTVPADLVLLAIGFSGTEDQPMLPQLGLERNARNVIDCDDDWQTDTPGVFVAGDAQRGASLIVWAIAEGRAAAAAAHNHLSSNAELPAPVRPGTRDLSL, encoded by the coding sequence ATGCCTAATCCCAGTGGCTTCATGGAATATCCCCGCAAAAACGCCCCACGTCGGCCGGTGCCGATCCGCCTGCGCGATTGGCGTGAGGTATATGAAAAGCCGGATGACGAATTGCTGCACGAGCAGGCTTCTCGATGCATGGACTGCGGTATTCCCTTCTGCCATAACGGGTGTCCCCTGGGGAACCGGATTCCGGAGTGGAACGACCTGGCCCGTGTCGGACAATGGGACGAAGCGCTGAATCAGCTGCACGCCACCAATAACTTCCCCGAGTTCACCGGGCGACTGTGCCCGGCACCGTGTGAAGGGGCCTGTGTTTTGGGGATCGGAGACGATCCGGTGTCGATTAAGACGATGGAGCAGGCCATCGCCGATCACGGTGGAACCGATGAGCCCTTCACCCCGCAGCCGTCGGAACATCGCACGGGCAAACTGGTAGCCGTCATCGGCTCGGGCCCGGCCGGATTGGCCGCCGCACAGCAGCTGGCGCGGGCGGGGCACGCGGTGATCGTCTACGAGCGGGATGATGCTCCCGGCGGTCTGCTGCGATACGGCATCCCTGACTTCAAGTTGGAAAAGCATCTGATCGATCGGCGCATCAAGCAGATGGAGGCCGAAGGGGTGGAGTTCGCCTGCGGTGTGAACGTAGGCGTGGACGTCTCCGCCGACGAGATTCGTGACTTCCATGATGCGGTCGTGATCGCCACCGGTGCGCTGGAACCGCGCGAGACCGATCAGCCGGGGCGTGAACTGACCGGGATTCACCAGGCCATGGAGCATTTGACCGAAGCCAATCGAGTGCAGGCCGGACGCGTTCCCTTCGCCGGGATCGACGCGAAGGACAAGCACGTCATCATTATCGGTGGCGGCGATACGGGTGCGGATTGCCTGGGAACCGCGCACCGCCAGGGAGCCGCTTCGGTGCGACAGTTGGATCTGTATCCCATGCCGCCCGAAACTCGTACCGGGGTCAAAGACCCGTGGCCGACGTGGCCGTTGGTCGTGCGCAACTATCCTGCTCACGAGGAAGGCGGGGAGCGAAACTTCGGCGCCGCCGCTCTGGAGTTCATCGGTGACGACGACGGCCATGTGCGCCAGATGCGCATGAGCGAGGTGACGGTCGACAAATCCACTGGGAAACGCATCGTGAATCCCGTAGAGGGAACGCAGCGTACGGTACCGGCTGATCTGGTTCTGTTGGCGATCGGATTCTCCGGAACCGAGGACCAGCCCATGCTTCCGCAGCTGGGGTTGGAACGCAATGCGCGCAACGTGATCGACTGTGACGACGATTGGCAGACCGACACGCCGGGGGTCTTCGTGGCCGGGGACGCGCAGCGGGGCGCCTCGTTGATCGTGTGGGCCATCGCCGAGGGACGAGCGGCCGCCGCTGCCGCTCATAACCACCTGAGTTCCAACGCCGAGTTGCCCGCGCCGGTGCGCCCGGGCACTCGTGACCTGAGCCTGTAG
- a CDS encoding S8 family peptidase, whose translation MTQSIRRRAIGTVATGALAIGVFAATAATAQPNADGHVLNAEHPDAVSGSYLVTMQDGHTAPSMSRYNAQVTEKWDLVNGFAVDMSQSEAERLAAHPHVDTVEANIEVELDEPFSSQASQDNPSSWGIDRIDQRNLPLDDSYEYNRTGNGVDAYIVDTGVNISHNDFTGRMKPGFDAVDGGDGSDCHGHGTHVAGTVAGSEFGVAKEANVVPVRVLDCEGSGTSADILSGLDWVADNANGPSVANMSLGGFMNSTLDDAVQGLIDSGVTVAVAAGNTSWLPACWQSPARVADAITVAASDNADAAASFTSSGSCVDLFAPGVDITSAWIDGDDSTYVASGTSMASPHVAGGAALYLETNPGASPSQVHGAITSSATSGAVSNPGSGTPNLLLYTMDW comes from the coding sequence ATGACACAATCCATTCGACGCCGCGCCATCGGTACAGTGGCGACCGGTGCGCTTGCCATCGGGGTGTTCGCCGCCACCGCCGCCACCGCACAGCCCAACGCCGACGGCCACGTTCTCAACGCCGAACATCCCGACGCCGTGTCCGGCTCTTATCTCGTCACCATGCAGGACGGACACACGGCACCGTCGATGTCGCGCTACAACGCGCAGGTGACCGAGAAATGGGATCTCGTCAACGGTTTCGCCGTCGACATGTCTCAGTCCGAAGCCGAGCGACTCGCCGCGCATCCACATGTGGACACCGTGGAAGCGAATATCGAGGTTGAACTGGACGAACCGTTCAGTTCGCAGGCCTCTCAGGACAACCCGTCGTCATGGGGAATCGATCGCATCGATCAGCGCAACCTTCCCCTGGACGATTCCTACGAGTACAATCGCACCGGAAACGGGGTGGACGCCTACATCGTCGACACCGGAGTCAACATCTCCCACAACGATTTCACCGGTCGCATGAAACCCGGATTCGACGCCGTCGACGGCGGGGACGGCTCCGACTGCCACGGGCACGGCACTCACGTCGCCGGAACCGTAGCGGGCTCCGAGTTCGGCGTGGCGAAGGAGGCCAACGTCGTTCCGGTGCGTGTCCTTGACTGTGAGGGTTCGGGAACCTCGGCTGACATTCTCAGTGGACTCGACTGGGTGGCCGACAACGCCAATGGTCCTTCAGTGGCTAATATGAGCTTGGGCGGCTTCATGAACAGCACTCTGGACGACGCCGTGCAGGGACTCATCGATTCCGGGGTAACAGTGGCCGTCGCCGCCGGTAACACCTCCTGGCTCCCCGCCTGTTGGCAGTCACCGGCCCGGGTCGCGGACGCCATTACCGTGGCCGCCAGTGACAATGCCGACGCCGCGGCGTCGTTTACCTCAAGCGGAAGCTGTGTCGACCTCTTCGCTCCCGGCGTCGACATTACGTCGGCGTGGATCGACGGTGACGACTCCACCTATGTGGCGAGTGGAACGTCCATGGCCTCCCCGCACGTCGCCGGAGGAGCCGCCCTGTACCTGGAAACGAACCCGGGAGCCTCGCCCAGCCAGGTCCACGGTGCGATCACCTCCAGCGCCACCTCAGGCGCCGTTTCCAACCCGGGAAGTGGAACACCGAACCTGCTCCTATACACAATGGACTGGTAG
- a CDS encoding ion transporter, with the protein MSPNGTEVLNPIVAQCRRWYDSSRFQYLSMAVIILNGLVLGAVTFESVATRWGAALERLDKVFLAFFTVEVVIGLIAYAPRTWRYFASGWNIFDFTIVVAAYIPGLRENITIIRLLRLARIARLLRNIPSLRIILVAAKKAVPKSVGLFALMGVIMYLWAMLGWMAFGEDNPEQFGSIGQALLTLLQMVALDSIGNVIRTAMAHSLWAVPYCLTFIVFGAFLLLNILIGVVLASMEEAQKIEEENSGIAWEASDDTKLLLARLEELQNTVDRLAERRTPVDGDELERVTARD; encoded by the coding sequence ATGTCACCCAATGGAACCGAAGTCCTCAATCCTATTGTGGCGCAATGCCGTCGCTGGTACGACTCCAGCCGATTCCAGTATCTGTCCATGGCCGTCATCATTCTCAACGGCCTCGTCCTCGGCGCGGTAACCTTCGAATCCGTCGCCACTCGGTGGGGCGCGGCCCTGGAACGCCTGGACAAGGTCTTTCTCGCGTTTTTCACCGTGGAAGTGGTCATTGGGCTTATCGCCTATGCGCCACGGACGTGGCGTTATTTCGCCAGCGGATGGAACATCTTCGACTTCACCATCGTCGTCGCCGCCTACATCCCCGGGTTGCGGGAAAACATCACCATCATTCGGCTCCTTCGCCTGGCGCGCATCGCTCGCCTCCTGCGCAATATCCCCAGCCTGCGCATCATCCTCGTCGCGGCGAAGAAGGCCGTTCCCAAGTCCGTCGGCCTCTTCGCCCTCATGGGCGTCATCATGTATCTCTGGGCGATGCTGGGTTGGATGGCCTTCGGAGAGGACAATCCGGAACAGTTCGGCTCCATCGGGCAGGCCTTGCTGACTCTCTTGCAGATGGTGGCACTTGACAGCATCGGCAATGTCATTCGGACGGCCATGGCCCACAGTCTCTGGGCGGTCCCCTACTGTCTGACGTTCATCGTCTTTGGAGCTTTTCTACTTCTCAACATCTTGATCGGTGTCGTACTGGCCTCCATGGAAGAGGCACAGAAAATCGAGGAAGAGAATTCCGGGATCGCCTGGGAGGCCTCGGACGACACCAAGCTCCTCCTGGCACGACTCGAGGAACTGCAGAACACGGTCGACCGACTGGCGGAGCGGCGAACTCCGGTCGACGGGGACGAATTGGAACGCGTCACCGCTCGCGACTAA
- the pyk gene encoding pyruvate kinase: MWHRLARVTRRAKIVCTIGPATATPDRMNALINAGMNVARMNFSHGSRADHEAVYQMVREASRVAGKPVAILADMQGPKIRLGTFADGEVSWNTGDHVTITSDEVEGTAERVSCTYKKLPQEVTIGDRLLVDDGKLALEVTGVEGNDIHLLVVEGGPVSNHKGLSLPNVNISVPALSEKDIEDMKFALNLGVDLIAMSFVRHPHDVRQGHRVMDEVGVRRPIIAKVEKPEAVERLEEIVLAFDGMMVARGDLGVEMPLDEVPLVQKQIIRLARANAKPVIVATQMLDSMIENARPTRAEVSDVANAVLDGTDAVMLSGETSVGKYPIGTVRTMSRIVRTTEDGPMSFDTLDHDPRTKPGAVTAAAWQIADALDAKALCAFTQTGDTIRRLARLKPDIPIIGFTPIESVRNQMALSWGTKAYIVEYVDHTDAMFQQVDQAMQSNGLAEIGDTVVIVAGSPPGKPGSTNTVRVHQIGS, translated from the coding sequence ATGTGGCATAGACTGGCAAGAGTGACACGTAGAGCAAAAATAGTATGTACGATAGGTCCGGCCACGGCCACGCCGGACCGCATGAACGCCCTCATCAATGCGGGGATGAATGTGGCCCGCATGAACTTCAGCCATGGGTCGCGCGCCGATCATGAAGCGGTGTACCAGATGGTACGCGAGGCCTCGCGAGTCGCGGGCAAGCCGGTCGCGATTCTGGCTGACATGCAGGGGCCGAAGATCCGACTCGGTACCTTTGCCGATGGAGAGGTTTCCTGGAACACCGGTGACCACGTCACCATCACCTCTGACGAGGTGGAGGGAACGGCCGAGCGTGTGTCCTGCACGTACAAGAAACTGCCGCAGGAAGTCACCATCGGCGATCGGCTCTTGGTGGACGACGGAAAACTGGCCCTGGAGGTGACCGGGGTCGAGGGAAACGACATCCATCTCCTGGTGGTAGAGGGTGGACCGGTATCCAACCATAAGGGACTGTCGCTTCCCAATGTCAACATCTCCGTTCCCGCCTTGTCGGAAAAGGACATCGAGGACATGAAGTTCGCCCTGAACCTGGGAGTGGACTTGATCGCGATGTCCTTTGTACGTCATCCTCACGACGTGCGGCAGGGCCACCGTGTGATGGACGAGGTCGGGGTGCGACGCCCCATCATCGCGAAGGTGGAGAAACCGGAGGCCGTGGAGAGGTTGGAGGAGATCGTCCTCGCCTTCGACGGCATGATGGTCGCTCGCGGGGACCTGGGCGTGGAGATGCCCTTGGACGAGGTTCCATTGGTGCAGAAGCAGATCATCCGGCTGGCGCGCGCCAACGCCAAACCGGTCATCGTCGCCACGCAGATGTTGGATTCGATGATCGAGAACGCCCGCCCGACCCGCGCGGAGGTATCCGACGTCGCCAATGCCGTTTTGGACGGTACCGACGCGGTCATGTTGTCGGGGGAGACCTCGGTGGGCAAGTACCCTATCGGCACGGTACGTACCATGTCGAGGATCGTGCGCACCACAGAGGACGGGCCGATGTCCTTCGACACCTTGGATCATGATCCGCGTACCAAACCCGGTGCCGTGACGGCGGCAGCCTGGCAGATCGCCGATGCTCTGGACGCCAAGGCACTGTGTGCGTTCACGCAGACCGGCGACACCATCCGACGGCTGGCGCGCCTGAAGCCCGACATTCCGATCATCGGATTCACCCCGATCGAATCGGTGCGCAACCAGATGGCACTGTCGTGGGGAACGAAGGCTTATATTGTGGAGTACGTCGATCACACCGACGCCATGTTCCAGCAGGTGGATCAGGCCATGCAGAGCAACGGCCTCGCCGAGATAGGAGACACTGTCGTCATTGTGGCCGGGTCGCCGCCCGGAAAGCCGGGATCGACCAACACAGTGCGTGTACATCAGATAGGAAGTTAA
- a CDS encoding acyl-CoA thioesterase domain-containing protein, which yields MLAVLDLEEIDSDLFRGPKAKVGPQRVFGGQVAGQALVAAGRTVSGDRHVHSLHGYFVRPGDAERPIVYEVENIRDGRSFSVRRTVAKQGGKTIFFMSASFHRGEQGLEHEEGGPTDDIPPPEEVPTLQERLQTHPERLGIWARIPRPIDVRYVGTSGFAPQGDRPAESRQRVWMRADGKLPDDPLIHVCVLTYASDLTLLDTVLNRHGEVWGPGGFLGSSLDHALWFHRPFRVDDWVLYDSSSPTASEGRGLAQGRFFTADGHHIASATQEGLLRRMPSDNIPPGVP from the coding sequence ATGCTGGCCGTACTGGATCTCGAAGAGATCGACAGTGACCTGTTCCGCGGTCCTAAGGCGAAAGTCGGCCCACAGCGCGTGTTCGGTGGACAAGTCGCCGGTCAGGCACTGGTGGCGGCCGGTCGTACCGTCTCAGGGGACCGCCATGTGCATTCGCTGCACGGCTATTTCGTCCGCCCAGGCGATGCCGAACGCCCCATTGTGTACGAAGTGGAGAACATTCGCGACGGTCGCTCCTTCTCAGTGCGGCGAACCGTGGCCAAACAAGGTGGGAAGACGATCTTCTTCATGTCGGCGTCGTTCCACCGTGGTGAACAGGGACTGGAACACGAGGAAGGTGGGCCCACCGACGACATCCCACCGCCCGAAGAGGTACCCACACTGCAGGAGCGCCTGCAGACCCATCCCGAACGCCTGGGCATCTGGGCGCGTATACCTCGCCCCATCGACGTGCGTTACGTCGGAACGTCGGGATTTGCCCCGCAAGGTGACCGCCCCGCCGAATCGCGCCAGCGCGTCTGGATGCGAGCCGACGGCAAGCTACCCGACGACCCGCTCATCCACGTCTGCGTCCTCACCTACGCCTCGGATCTAACCCTCCTCGACACCGTTTTGAACCGACACGGCGAGGTATGGGGTCCCGGCGGATTCCTCGGCTCGAGTCTGGACCATGCCCTATGGTTCCACCGCCCGTTCCGCGTCGACGACTGGGTGCTGTACGACTCCAGTTCGCCGACCGCCTCGGAAGGTCGTGGTCTGGCGCAGGGTCGTTTCTTTACCGCCGACGGACACCACATTGCCTCGGCGACCCAGGAAGGACTGTTGCGTCGGATGCCGTCCGACAATATTCCTCCCGGGGTTCCCTAA